A portion of the Trachemys scripta elegans isolate TJP31775 chromosome 9, CAS_Tse_1.0, whole genome shotgun sequence genome contains these proteins:
- the RUBCN gene encoding run domain Beclin-1-interacting and cysteine-rich domain-containing protein isoform X7 codes for MEIGRCGEQEASRKEHWKLLGNLKTTVEGLVSSNNPNVWSKYGGLERLCRDMHGILYHGLIHDKVYCRQKDYWQFVKDIRRLSPHSAHHVEKFISLHENGQPSADGVGDQAIAELWLQHSLQFHCLSAQLKPLLENRQYIRKFYSDAAFLLSDAHVTAMLQCLEAVEQNNPRLLAQIDTSMFLRRSEAPLPVTKSQSLTALPGSVCIPPMDYTQHRYFGSFSSLHQPASNSMSDRRPASPSMCSSMSQPLENALYNVPLLLPEDRSPLGQPGLSRLSFISPRDSFSSVSEMSTSTVTSQSEDPWASSQDDTQSDANDGPEYLAIGNLGRRGRACSSQSSASSSTTNSNKSSGSNLFSSSSSQKPESISSLEDQGASGGSRGMSLLRRSSFSEGQASTPQGILKRSHARSHSDTNVASGKTPESQCDASRVPGHVSGSTQSSEASTPSSLYMEYDAGQYLSSGEGMFRRPSEGQSLISYLSEQDFGSCADLEKENAHFSISESLIAAIELMKCNVMNRRLEEEEEESDKEIQELKQKIRIRRQQIRTKHVLPAYREVGSDSFVATDSESQFSSRDSMWLSDSGSAEDVEEYEIRDADIKRDAASSRKSFLSSESISHSFLHSNSAEAVAMGLLKQFEGMQLPAASELDWLVPEQDAPQKLLPIPDSLPISPDDGEHADIYKLRIRVRGNLEWAPPRPQIIFNIHPAPTRKVAVAKQNYRCAGCGIRTDPDYIKRLRYCEYLGKYFCQCCHENTQMVIPSRILRKWDFSKYYVSNFSRDLLSKIWSDPLFSVQDLNAALYRKVKALNRVRLLRIQLFRLKNMFKTCRLAKELLDSFDTVPGHLTEDLHLYSLNDLNATKKGELVPRLTELIKAGTLHVERCMLCQAKGFICEFCQKEEDIIFPFELNKCRTCEECKACYHKSCFKSGCCPRCERLHARRELLAKQSMESYISDYEEEEPPEAVAAT; via the exons AAAGGAGCATTGGAAACTGCTGGGCAATTTGAAGACCACCGTCGAGGGATTAGTGTCCAGCAACAACCCGAACGTCTGGTCTAAGTATGGCGGCTTGGAGCGGCTGTGCAGGGATATGCACGGCATCCTCTATCACGGGCTCATCCACGATAAG GTGTACTGCAGGCAGAAGGATTACTGGCAGTTTGTGAAAGACATCCGCCGGCTGAGCCCGCATTCTGCTCATCACGTGGAGAAA TTCATCAGCCTGCACGAGAATGGCCAGCCAAGCGCAGATGGTGTAGGTGATCAAGCCATAGCAGAGCTGTGGCTACAGCACAGTCTGCAGTTCCACTGCCTCTCCGCACAGCTGAAGCCGCTGCTTGAGAACAGACAGTACATCAGGAAATTCTACTCAG ACGCTGCCTTCCTGCTCAGTGATGCCCACGTGACAGCCATGTTACAGTGCCTGGAGGCTGTGGAGCAGAACAACCCCAGACTTCTGGCTCAGATTGACACGTCCATG TTTCTCAGAAGGAGTGAGGCCCCATTGCCTGTGACGAAGAGTCAAAGCCTGACGGCCCTCCCTGGTTCTGTATGTATCCCTCCTATGGACTATACACAGCACAGGTACTTCGGATCCTTCTCCAGTCTGCATCAACCAGCCTCCAACAGCATGTCAG ACAGGAGACCAGCAAGCCCCTCCATGTGCAGCAGCATGAGCCAGCCTCTGGAAAATGCCCTGTACAACGTACCCCTCTTGCTGCCTGAGGACAGATCCCCTCTGGGCCAACCTGGCCTCTCGCGGCTCAGTTTTATCTCCCCCAGAGACTCCTTCTCTTCAGTCAGCGAGATGAGCACCAGCACCGTGACCAGCCAGAGCGAGGACCCCTGGGCGAGTAGCCAGGATGACACCCAGAGCGACGCCAATGACGGGCCGGAGTATCTGGCCATTGGGAACCTGGGGCGGCGCGGCAGGGCCTGTAGCAGCCAGAGCAGTGCCAGCAGTAGCACCACCAACAGCAACAAGAGCAGCGGTTCCAACCTGTTctcatccagcagctcccagaagccggAGTCCATCTCCTCCTTGGAGGACCAGGGTGCGAGCGGCGGCAGCAGGGGGATGAGTCTCTTGCGCAGGTCCAGCTTTTCGGAGGGGCAGGCATCAACCCCCCAAGGGATCCTCAAGAGAAGCCATGCACGCTCGCACTCCGATACCAACGTGGCCTCTGGGAAAACTCCCG AATCCCAGTGTGACGCCTCGAGGGTGCCGGGTCATGTCTCCGGCTCCACCCAGAGCAGCGAAGCGAGCACGCCCAGCTCCCTCTACATGGAGTACG ATGCTGGCCAGTACCTGAGTTCGGGGGAAGGGATGTTCCGAAGACCCTCAGAAGGACAGTCCCTGATCAGTTACCTGTCTGAGCAGGACTTCGGCAGCTGTGCAGACCTGGAGAAG GAAAACGCTCACTTCAGCATCTCTGAGTCGCTGATCGCCGCCATCGAGCTGATGAAATGCAACGTGATGAACcggcggctggaggaggaggaagaggagagtgaCAAGGAGATCCAGGAGCTCAAGCAGAAGATTCGCATCCGGCGCCAGCAGATCCGCACCAAACATGTGCTCCCTGCCTACCGGGAAGTGGGCTCCGACA GCTTCGTGGCTACAGACAGTGAGTCCCAGTTCAGCTCCCGTGACTCCATGTGGCTATCTGACTCGGGCTCAGCAGAGGACGTGGAGGAGTACGAGATAAGAG ATGCGGACATCAAGCGGGATGCAGCGTCTAGCAGgaagtctttcctctcctcgGAATCCAT ATCCCACTCCTTCCTCCATTCGAACTCAGCGGAGGCCGTGGCCATGGGCTTGCTGAAGCAGTTCGAAGGgatgcagctcccagccgcttCTGAACTGGACTGGCTAGTCCCAGAGCAGGATGCCCCCCAGAAG CTCCTGCCAATTCCGGACTCTCTGCCCATCTCGCCCGACGACGGAGAGCACGCCGACATCTACAAGCTCCGAATCCGGGTCCGCGGGAACCTGGAGTGGGCTCCCCCCCGGCCGCAGATCATCTTCAACATTCACCCAGCCCCAAC GAGGAAGGTGGCTGTAGCTAAGCAGAATTACCGGTGCGCAGGCTGCGGCATCCGGACAGACCCCG ATTACATCAAACGGCTGCGGTACTGCGAGTACCTGGGCAAGTACTTCTGCCAGTGCTGCCACGAGAACACCCAGATGGTCATTCCCAGCCGCATCCTGCGGAAGTGGGACTTCAGCAAGTACTACGTCAGCAACTTCTCCAGGGACCTGCTGAGCAAGATCTGGAGCGACCCGCTCTTCAGCGTGCAGGACCTCAACGCCGCTCTGTACAGGAAGGTGAAGGCTCTGAATCGAGTCAGG ctgTTGAGAATCCAGCTGTTTCGCTTGAAGAACATGTTTAAGACCTGCCGACTAGCTAAAGA GCTCCTGGATTCCTTCGACACGGTGCCAGGTCATTTGACGGAGGATCTCCACCTCTACTCCTTAAATGACCTGAATGCCACTAAGAAGGGGGAGCTAGTTCCCCGCCTGACGGAGCTCATAAAGGCAGGTACCCTGCACGTTGAGAGATGCATG CTGTGCCAAGCCAAAGGCTTCATCTGTGAGTTCTGTCAGAAGGAGGAGGACATCATCTTCCCCTTCGAACTGAACAAGTGCAGGACGTGTGAAG agTGCAAGGCCTGCTACCACAAATCCTGCTTCAAATCGGGCTGCTGCCCCCGGTGTGAGCGCCTGCACGCCAGGAGAGAGCTGCTGGCCAAGCAGAGCATGGAGTCCTACATCTCGGACTACGAGGAGGAGGAGCCGCCAGAGGCAGTGGCCGCGACGTGA